The following are encoded in a window of Castanea sativa cultivar Marrone di Chiusa Pesio chromosome 9, ASM4071231v1 genomic DNA:
- the LOC142610670 gene encoding uncharacterized protein LOC142610670 yields the protein MGNRSRAKKAESFGKGKVTPLQVAFIVDRYLCDNNYSQTRSSFRTEASSLISTSPVQEAPKSLLTLGAMLNEYISLKEQKVMLEQERARLDQEKSRVQTLLHSMQSAMNTYNASGSLPSLPPNMAADTTRSAVVVVPQPVQASTSGWPAQNSPTIKPVSTPFNAIMNPGTLYTPITDPSAQKRKDVRAATDAPPAAKRSRCELPTRKLPNRGANTLSQSVNTVDCQEIAQPSSAMQPSPDNSHPVGPLVQGSSVAKCLFNQPSLSIPSNSSGPKTPARANSSQSDKSTSPLEISSNVNCSNSNTPQEFTPTHCTVISSKRVTVSPNKQIMYAMERSHCISSSSPIKTNLKRQSKRDHVKGRLDFDGSDVATNSDKPIADEISTPESGKEVDIFDIDLSNLDAFGDFSFTEMLDDLDLDCEGIDYTCNPSLGSSIDTVSGSSSHESVDGNVGPNQIMSEYTSTVTEVLSEKGMNMNGSDSLTAVKSITKCIRILSPAKSCRSNLDRDNCFARN from the exons atGGGAAATAGATCGAGAGCTAAAAAAGCTGAGAGTTTCGGAAAGGGAAAAGTGACCCCTCTCCAAGTCGCATTCATCGTGGATCGCTATCTCTGCGACAACAACTACTCCCAAACTCGCTCCAGTTTCAGAACCGAAGCTTCTTCTCTCATCTCCACATCCCCAGTTCAAGAG GCACCGAAGAGCTTGCTGACTTTGGGGGCGATGTTGAATGAGTACATTAGTTTGAAGGAGCAGAAGGTGATGTTGGAGCAAGAAAGGGCTCGATTGGATCAAGAGAAATCTCGGGTTCAAACGCTCTTGCACAGTATGCAATCTGCCATGAACACCTACAATGCAAGCGGAAGCCTCCCATCGCTGCCACCGAATATGGCCGCTGACACCACGAGATCTGCTGTTGTGGTGGTTCCACAACCAGTCCAAGCTAGTACTTCAG GTTGGCCAGCACAGAATTCACCGACTATTAAACCAGTGTCCACTCCTTTCAACGCTATTATGAATCCTGGGACTTTATACACACCAATCACAGATCCATCtgcacaaaaaagaaaggatgTTAGGGCTGCAACAGACGCGCCTCCAGCTGCAAAGAGATCTCGCTGTGAGTTACCCACCAGAAAGCTTCCAAACAGAG GTGCAAATACACTTTCACAATCAGTTAATACAGTCGATTGTCAGGAAATTGCTCAGCCATCTAGTGCAATGCAACCATCGCCTGATAACTCTCATCCTGTAGGGCCATTGGTTCAAGGATCCAGTGTTGCCAAATGTTTGTTCAACCAGCCTTCACTCTCCATTCCAAGCAATTCATCTGGTCCTAAGACACCTGCAAGAGCAAACTCCAGCCAAAGTGATAAATCCACATCTCCTCTGGAGATTTCTTCCAATGTCAATTGTAGTAACAGCAATACTCCTCAAGAGTTTACACCAACTCATTGCACTGTAATCTCATCGAAGAGAGTTACTGTCagtccaaacaaacaaataatgtATGCTATGGAGAGGAGTCATTGCATTTCCTCTTCCTCACCAATTAAGACAAATTTGAAGAGACAGAGTAAGAGAGATCATGTTAAAGGAAGGCTAGATTTTGATGGTTCTGATGTGGCAACAAACTCAGACAAACCTATAGCTGATGAAATTTCTACACCAGAGTCTGGAAAGGAAGTGGACATTTTTGATATTGATCTGTCTAATTTAGACGCATTTGGAGATTTCTCCTTTACTGAAATGTTAGATGATCTTGATCTGGACTGTGAAGGAATTGATTATACTTGCAATCCATCCCTGGGTTCTTCGATTGACACTGTTTCAGg ATCATCATCTCATGAATCAGTGGATGGTAATGTGGGGCCTAATCAAATTATGTCAGAATATACATCAACTGTGACTGAAGTACTATCAGAGAAGGGCATGAATATGAATG GCTCGGATTCTCTGACTGCAGTGAAGTCCATAACAAAATGCATACGGATTTTAAGCCCTG CAAAAAGTTGTAGGAGTAATTTGGATCGGGATAATTGCTTTGCAAGAAACTGA